A single genomic interval of Nostoc commune NIES-4072 harbors:
- a CDS encoding phycocyanobilin:ferredoxin oxidoreductase has translation MLNSMQTSLRTRQHPLIHRLADSIEEIWQQYLDISPYSVPEGLGYVEGHLEGERLIIENHCYQAPQFRKLHLELAQVGNGLDILHCVMFPNAEYALPIFGTDLVGGRGGISAAIADLSPVSSDRTLPPSYSQQLSVLSGLEFSQPRALPEWGDIFSEFCLFVRPGDSQEEDRFLNRVREFLTIHCQIASQQTPLTSNLDISKVLAGQRNYCTKQQQNDKTRRVLEKSFGQEWAERYMTTMLFDYVA, from the coding sequence TGTTGAACTCTATGCAAACGTCGTTAAGAACCCGTCAGCATCCATTAATCCACAGATTAGCGGATTCCATCGAAGAAATTTGGCAACAGTACCTCGATATCTCCCCTTACTCTGTACCAGAAGGTTTAGGCTACGTCGAGGGACATTTGGAAGGTGAACGGCTGATCATTGAAAATCATTGCTATCAAGCTCCGCAATTTCGCAAACTGCATTTAGAATTGGCTCAGGTTGGCAATGGATTAGATATTCTGCACTGTGTAATGTTCCCTAATGCCGAATATGCCTTGCCGATTTTTGGCACAGATTTGGTTGGCGGACGAGGAGGAATTAGTGCGGCGATCGCTGATTTATCTCCGGTTAGTAGCGATCGTACCTTACCACCAAGCTATTCTCAACAATTGTCTGTTTTGTCTGGGCTTGAGTTTTCCCAACCACGGGCTTTACCAGAATGGGGCGATATCTTTTCGGAATTTTGTCTATTTGTCCGTCCGGGGGACTCTCAAGAAGAAGATAGGTTTCTCAATCGAGTTCGGGAGTTTTTAACCATTCATTGTCAGATTGCTAGTCAACAGACACCTCTGACATCAAATCTTGACATTTCCAAGGTTCTAGCAGGACAACGAAATTACTGTACCAAGCAGCAACAAAATGATAAAACTCGGCGAGTTCTAGAGAAATCCTTTGGTCAAGAGTGGGCTGAACGCTACATGACCACTATGCTTTTTGACTATGTAGCTTGA
- a CDS encoding RNA-guided endonuclease InsQ/TnpB family protein → MRLAYQYRLRPTKQQIATFENWLELCRRQYNYRLAERFNWWEQNRCNVDRCSIISCGIAPLKDKPSYYSQKRDLTNTKALFSDYKEIPSHTLQDVIARVEKTFDRWLKGDGKGFKSGRPRFKGKGRYHSLAFPDPIKPEHLTGKFIQLPKIGKVKMILHRPIPDGFKIKTATITCKADNWYISLSLEDVTVPSTKVDVIPALDNTLGIDMGLKSFLVTSDKQEVEIPRHYRKSEKKLKRLQRQLSRRKKGSKRRQKSIKRVAKSHLKVANQRKDFHYKTALCLLKQSQVIAHENLNIKGLAKSMLAKSVNDAGWGQFLQILNIKAASAGCLIVAVNPNGTSQECSDCGATVPKTLADRWHSCQCGASYDRDHNAARNIKHRAVGHPVLSKAREMSNPLGGVT, encoded by the coding sequence ATGCGCCTAGCCTACCAGTACCGTCTAAGACCAACCAAACAACAAATAGCCACTTTTGAAAACTGGCTTGAATTGTGCCGTCGTCAATATAACTACAGGTTGGCAGAACGGTTTAACTGGTGGGAGCAAAATCGCTGTAACGTTGACCGATGCTCTATCATTTCTTGTGGTATTGCACCACTAAAAGACAAACCCAGTTATTACAGTCAGAAACGCGATTTAACCAACACCAAAGCCTTGTTCTCTGACTATAAAGAAATCCCCTCGCACACCCTACAAGATGTAATAGCAAGGGTAGAGAAAACGTTTGACCGTTGGCTGAAGGGAGATGGTAAGGGTTTTAAGTCTGGTCGTCCCCGGTTCAAAGGCAAAGGGCGCTATCATTCATTGGCATTTCCTGACCCCATCAAACCAGAACACTTAACGGGTAAATTTATTCAGTTACCCAAAATTGGCAAGGTCAAAATGATTTTGCATCGCCCTATTCCTGACGGTTTCAAAATCAAAACCGCCACAATTACCTGTAAAGCTGACAATTGGTATATCAGTCTTAGCTTAGAAGATGTAACCGTGCCTAGTACTAAAGTTGATGTCATCCCCGCACTGGATAACACACTCGGTATTGACATGGGACTGAAATCATTTTTGGTGACGAGTGACAAACAGGAAGTAGAAATCCCTCGACATTATCGCAAATCTGAAAAGAAATTAAAGCGGTTGCAGCGTCAATTATCCCGTAGAAAGAAAGGGTCAAAACGTCGTCAAAAATCTATTAAGCGTGTTGCAAAATCTCATTTAAAAGTTGCTAATCAACGTAAAGATTTTCATTATAAAACTGCCTTATGTTTACTTAAGCAATCCCAGGTTATTGCACATGAAAACTTAAATATCAAGGGACTAGCAAAATCAATGCTAGCGAAATCTGTAAATGATGCTGGATGGGGTCAATTTCTACAAATTCTGAACATCAAGGCTGCAAGTGCTGGGTGTTTGATAGTAGCGGTAAATCCCAACGGCACAAGTCAAGAATGCTCTGATTGTGGCGCGACAGTCCCAAAAACACTGGCTGACCGATGGCACAGTTGCCAGTGCGGTGCTAGTTACGACCGTGACCACAACGCAGCGCGAAATATAAAACATAGGGCGGTGGGGCATCCTGTCCTTTCAAAAGCTAGGGAAATGTCCAACCCGTTGGGGGGAGTCACCTAG
- a CDS encoding helix-turn-helix transcriptional regulator yields MTLRESLGLTQRQIAEAVGVTDQTVSNWERGVHAPKLTLRQTIKLCKITRSTVEDLADLFEPEKD; encoded by the coding sequence ATGACACTAAGAGAGTCACTAGGACTCACTCAAAGACAAATAGCTGAAGCAGTAGGTGTTACCGATCAAACTGTTTCCAACTGGGAGCGTGGAGTTCATGCTCCGAAACTTACCCTAAGACAAACTATCAAGCTTTGCAAAATCACGAGATCCACAGTTGAAGATTTAGCTGATTTATTTGAACCAGAAAAAGATTAG
- a CDS encoding phycobilisome protein: MTQPQLSEKVRELIQKARIVSFATWQNTHPAEAIQLFQAADDQGRYLTDEDLQQIQQLVSANTKLIAVSQGLRDRVREIVDEARTHVLATFPNITQPGGGLYPAIRADACWRDFWHFLRCITYGIAGQHTDYTSVEGLHYMQLLYQELQVPLDAMVVGLEGIKTASLKRVEPDQQAIVAPYFDHLIEQLKQFR; encoded by the coding sequence ATGACTCAGCCACAATTGAGCGAAAAAGTTCGAGAACTGATTCAAAAAGCAAGGATTGTCAGTTTTGCTACTTGGCAAAATACCCATCCAGCAGAGGCTATTCAGCTATTTCAGGCGGCTGACGATCAAGGACGCTATCTTACTGATGAAGATTTGCAGCAGATTCAGCAGCTTGTATCAGCAAATACAAAACTCATTGCCGTAAGTCAGGGGCTACGCGATCGCGTCCGTGAAATCGTAGATGAAGCCAGAACCCATGTATTAGCTACATTTCCCAACATTACCCAACCCGGTGGTGGACTCTACCCAGCAATAAGGGCTGATGCCTGTTGGCGTGATTTCTGGCACTTCCTGCGCTGTATTACTTACGGCATTGCCGGACAGCACACCGACTATACTAGTGTCGAAGGATTGCACTACATGCAACTGTTGTATCAAGAATTGCAAGTACCTTTAGATGCAATGGTTGTAGGGTTAGAAGGTATTAAAACTGCCAGTTTAAAGCGAGTGGAGCCCGATCAGCAAGCAATCGTTGCTCCCTACTTCGATCATCTGATTGAGCAATTAAAGCAATTTCGCTAA
- a CDS encoding HEAT repeat domain-containing protein — protein sequence MDLSQIETDLQNSDFQYRLKAISALQDYPADVAFPLLNRHIQDPEFLVRTFVARELGKQKTSESFAVLLQIMKFDNTPNVRAEASNSLSLFGRISASHLVQTFLRDDHWLVRRSILAALVEMDCPEEVVEVCILGLEGDDAAVQEASIDALGSLAASRQSEVALSQLLNLKNSEFEYIRVRVAYALKHFNTPEAKEALAQLRQDADHRVVGAAMENLIS from the coding sequence ATGGATCTCAGTCAAATCGAAACCGATCTGCAAAACTCGGATTTTCAATACCGCCTGAAGGCGATCTCTGCCCTGCAAGATTATCCGGCGGATGTCGCTTTTCCTTTGCTCAACCGCCATATCCAAGACCCAGAGTTTCTGGTGCGAACCTTTGTTGCTAGGGAGTTAGGTAAGCAAAAAACCTCAGAATCTTTTGCTGTCCTGTTGCAAATTATGAAATTTGATAACACCCCCAATGTCCGCGCAGAAGCCTCTAATTCCCTGTCCTTGTTTGGCAGAATTTCAGCCTCTCATCTGGTGCAGACATTTTTACGAGACGATCACTGGTTGGTACGTCGGAGTATTTTGGCAGCCTTGGTAGAAATGGATTGCCCTGAAGAAGTTGTAGAGGTTTGTATTCTGGGGCTAGAAGGTGACGATGCCGCAGTCCAGGAAGCATCTATAGATGCGCTGGGGTCATTGGCGGCTTCCCGTCAGTCTGAGGTAGCTTTGTCCCAACTCCTAAACCTGAAAAATTCTGAGTTTGAATATATCCGGGTACGAGTTGCTTATGCTCTCAAGCACTTTAATACTCCTGAAGCCAAGGAAGCCCTGGCGCAACTCAGACAGGATGCCGATCATCGGGTGGTGGGGGCGGCAATGGAAAATTTAATCTCTTGA
- a CDS encoding pentapeptide repeat-containing protein — protein sequence MISRDQKTPQEVLAVLKAGFALTQEDLYQFNLSGLELQRANLHQATLIRANLSKADLSAADLSGADLRAADLSQAILRDANLQAACLYRVDLSGADLRGAILTDTKLLGAIYDSQTLFPEGFNYKSSGAIGPNAYLNGAQLNTANLRHADLQGASMLGAYLGGADLTHANLQGARLSQADLRKAWLPGVSLRNARLNGANLAGADLRAADLTGVDFEHLESIAGADFSHVQGLSNEMRSRLLSQPAQELDTPHALTRRTTRASLETK from the coding sequence ATGATCAGCAGGGATCAGAAGACACCCCAAGAGGTTTTGGCTGTCCTCAAGGCAGGATTTGCTCTAACTCAAGAAGATTTATATCAATTCAACCTCAGTGGTTTAGAACTGCAAAGAGCTAATTTGCATCAAGCTACTTTGATTCGAGCGAATCTCAGTAAAGCCGATCTCAGTGCTGCCGATCTCAGTGGCGCTGATTTACGCGCAGCCGATCTTAGCCAAGCGATTTTAAGGGATGCCAATTTACAGGCAGCTTGTTTGTACCGAGTCGATCTGAGTGGCGCAGATTTACGGGGAGCTATTTTGACTGATACCAAGCTGCTAGGGGCAATATATGATAGCCAAACTCTGTTTCCTGAAGGCTTTAATTACAAATCCTCTGGGGCAATTGGGCCAAATGCCTATTTGAATGGTGCCCAGCTGAATACAGCCAACTTGCGTCATGCTGATTTGCAAGGTGCAAGTATGTTGGGAGCATATTTAGGGGGGGCTGATTTAACTCATGCTAATCTTCAGGGAGCGCGGCTAAGTCAGGCTGACTTGCGGAAAGCCTGGTTGCCAGGAGTATCTTTACGCAATGCTCGATTAAATGGAGCCAATCTTGCAGGAGCTGATTTACGAGCAGCAGATTTGACTGGCGTTGATTTCGAGCATCTGGAAAGCATTGCAGGAGCAGATTTTAGCCATGTTCAAGGGCTAAGTAACGAAATGCGATCGCGCCTCCTTAGCCAACCTGCACAAGAGCTAGATACACCTCATGCTTTAACTCGTCGCACCACACGCGCTAGTCTAGAAACTAAGTAG
- a CDS encoding phycobiliprotein lyase produces the protein MPFVPPMTMMEFFRKSEGVWFTQRTVHHFDMVPDQSGESKLYVGAIALDDPRVKAICQPQGIDPASAKGGASFMWQEHDDDQEPNLDRVAVLIDVPDDETGRSGKLLRNQGYVEKIPVVSRYWFGQDGILTIDTEYETNQGQERCWFMTDDFRVRVSTVRMMNGVYLMTYCSERRYLTEANLAQMVQHNLSRASV, from the coding sequence ATGCCTTTTGTACCACCAATGACCATGATGGAGTTTTTCCGTAAGAGTGAAGGAGTCTGGTTTACCCAGCGCACAGTGCATCACTTTGATATGGTACCGGATCAATCAGGAGAATCAAAGCTTTATGTAGGCGCGATCGCACTTGATGACCCACGAGTAAAAGCAATCTGCCAGCCGCAAGGTATCGATCCAGCTAGTGCTAAGGGAGGTGCTAGCTTTATGTGGCAAGAACATGACGACGACCAAGAACCCAATCTTGATCGTGTCGCTGTCTTAATTGATGTACCAGATGATGAAACAGGGCGATCAGGAAAATTGCTCCGCAACCAAGGCTATGTGGAAAAAATTCCGGTAGTTAGCCGTTACTGGTTTGGACAAGATGGTATTTTAACCATCGATACTGAGTATGAAACCAACCAAGGTCAGGAACGGTGCTGGTTCATGACCGATGATTTTCGGGTACGCGTCAGCACAGTGCGGATGATGAATGGAGTGTATTTGATGACCTATTGTTCTGAACGACGCTATTTAACTGAGGCGAATTTAGCACAAATGGTGCAACACAATTTATCTAGAGCATCCGTTTGA
- a CDS encoding 15,16-dihydrobiliverdin:ferredoxin oxidoreductase encodes MYKCFLEHLEQWLLQRFTLESRPIPPGLEYQVSDRGRNPATIQSWCYQCPQLRKIRYTYIDAGASAQIFNSVIYPSHNYELPLLGIDFLSFGQVKNLIVMDFQPLFQDEAYLRKYIHPLQTLHDKYPDLAQGLEMKFYDANQYFSKYLLFAKTDAETVKTRVFEAFKDYLNLYWQMLVQAKPLNDQSDIQRIVKAQKDYDQYSADRDPASGLFSSYFGHQWSERFLHEFLFEDAVPLVVNAAK; translated from the coding sequence ATGTATAAGTGCTTCCTTGAGCATCTGGAACAATGGCTTTTGCAACGGTTTACATTAGAAAGTCGCCCAATTCCCCCAGGACTAGAGTATCAGGTGAGCGATCGCGGCAGAAATCCCGCCACAATTCAGAGTTGGTGCTATCAATGTCCACAGTTACGGAAAATCCGCTATACATACATTGATGCAGGCGCAAGTGCCCAGATTTTTAATAGTGTGATTTATCCCAGTCATAACTACGAGTTGCCCTTACTTGGCATTGATTTTCTCTCTTTCGGTCAGGTAAAAAACCTGATTGTGATGGATTTCCAGCCTTTATTTCAAGATGAAGCTTACTTAAGGAAGTACATACATCCATTGCAGACATTGCATGATAAGTATCCAGACTTGGCACAAGGCTTGGAAATGAAATTTTATGATGCTAATCAGTACTTCTCAAAATATCTCTTATTTGCCAAAACCGATGCAGAAACAGTAAAAACGAGGGTCTTTGAGGCATTCAAAGACTATCTAAATTTGTACTGGCAGATGCTAGTCCAAGCTAAACCTCTGAACGACCAGTCAGACATTCAACGGATTGTCAAAGCCCAAAAAGACTACGATCAATATAGTGCCGATCGCGATCCTGCATCTGGTTTGTTCAGTAGCTACTTTGGACATCAATGGTCAGAGCGATTTTTGCATGAATTTTTGTTTGAGGATGCTGTGCCATTAGTAGTTAATGCAGCCAAATAG
- a CDS encoding phycoerythrobilin:ferredoxin oxidoreductase codes for MTLYQPFLDYAIALLQERLNLQPYAIPQGFESKQATVGKGKHQQEVLTTSYAYQTTKLRQIRAAHVQGGNSLQVLNFVIFPHLNYDLPFFGADLVTLPGGHLIALDMQPLFRDDLEYQAKYTQPILPTFHAHQQHLPWGGDFPEEAQPFFSPAFLWTRPQETEVVETHVFAAFIDYLQAYLDFVDQAQPITDSKYLADIEQAQLRYLRYRAEKDPARGMFTRFYGAEWTEEYIHGFLFDLERKLTSAIR; via the coding sequence TTGACTCTCTATCAGCCATTTTTAGATTATGCGATCGCGCTTTTGCAGGAACGCTTGAATTTGCAGCCTTATGCAATTCCTCAAGGGTTTGAGTCGAAGCAAGCAACAGTAGGCAAAGGCAAACATCAACAAGAGGTCTTAACCACTAGCTATGCCTATCAAACTACCAAACTCCGGCAAATTCGAGCCGCCCATGTACAAGGAGGTAACTCACTTCAGGTATTAAATTTCGTTATTTTCCCCCATCTGAATTACGATTTGCCCTTCTTTGGCGCAGATTTAGTTACCTTGCCAGGAGGACACTTAATTGCCCTCGATATGCAACCCCTATTTCGGGATGATTTGGAGTATCAGGCAAAGTATACCCAGCCTATCCTGCCAACTTTTCACGCACATCAGCAGCATCTACCTTGGGGGGGCGACTTTCCTGAAGAAGCCCAGCCCTTTTTCTCACCCGCCTTTCTCTGGACGCGCCCCCAGGAAACTGAGGTAGTGGAAACCCATGTGTTTGCAGCGTTCATTGACTATCTACAAGCCTACCTGGATTTTGTTGACCAGGCACAACCGATAACCGACTCCAAATATTTAGCAGACATTGAACAGGCTCAACTGCGTTATCTGCGCTATCGAGCCGAAAAAGATCCAGCACGAGGAATGTTCACCCGTTTTTACGGTGCTGAGTGGACAGAAGAATATATCCACGGGTTTTTATTCGATTTGGAAAGAAAGCTAACATCAGCGATTAGATGA
- a CDS encoding HEAT repeat domain-containing protein, whose product MSQSLNSKAPAVDDLILRVQAENDDLVQRVNEQITLETFDSTDHKVLKQLVEGLGDPRGMVRLRFAETLGEIGEAATPFLVEALANHSNVVVRRAAAKTLTIISDPSAVPDLLHAFLNDEDRVVRSSAAGALARTGEASVPALLEILASDEHPQDIKGLAAWALAFIGSEAADHLYKALNAASLDVRCAVIGALGHVAQEQSDEKSCNLLVSALTDPEALIRTEAAAALGQVNYPPSVPHLILAIQDTDLDVRKAAINSLGKIGDRSALESLQPLLNDQQEVVRVLAKLAIAQIERQSEADDW is encoded by the coding sequence ATGAGTCAATCGCTCAACTCCAAAGCTCCAGCAGTGGATGATCTCATCCTGCGAGTGCAAGCTGAAAATGATGATCTGGTTCAGAGGGTAAATGAGCAGATTACACTAGAAACCTTCGATTCTACAGATCACAAAGTTCTTAAACAACTCGTGGAGGGTTTAGGAGATCCACGGGGAATGGTGCGACTGCGGTTTGCCGAAACCTTGGGTGAAATTGGTGAAGCAGCAACGCCATTTCTCGTAGAGGCACTGGCAAATCATTCCAATGTAGTTGTGCGGCGAGCTGCTGCCAAGACACTTACTATCATATCTGACCCGTCTGCTGTGCCAGACTTGCTTCATGCTTTTCTCAATGATGAAGATAGGGTAGTCAGAAGTTCAGCCGCCGGGGCGTTGGCCAGAACCGGAGAAGCATCTGTACCAGCGTTGCTGGAAATTTTAGCATCAGACGAGCATCCACAAGATATTAAAGGTCTTGCGGCATGGGCGTTGGCGTTTATTGGATCGGAAGCAGCAGACCATCTATACAAAGCATTGAACGCCGCCTCTTTAGATGTCCGATGTGCTGTCATCGGCGCCCTTGGTCATGTGGCGCAAGAGCAGTCAGACGAAAAATCCTGCAACCTTCTAGTTTCTGCTCTGACTGATCCAGAAGCGCTTATCCGCACTGAAGCAGCCGCAGCCTTGGGACAAGTAAATTATCCTCCATCTGTGCCGCATTTAATTTTGGCAATTCAAGATACTGATTTAGACGTAAGGAAGGCAGCAATCAATTCTCTTGGTAAAATTGGCGATCGCAGTGCATTAGAATCATTACAGCCGCTACTTAATGATCAACAAGAGGTGGTGCGGGTTCTGGCTAAACTAGCGATCGCGCAAATTGAACGCCAGTCCGAAGCAGATGATTGGTAA
- a CDS encoding HEAT repeat domain-containing protein, translating into MSTEELFQQLKHPNPHLRDQAMWELADNPDETTIPRLMSILDEEDTTYRRAAVKALGAIGPDAVTPLVEALLNSDNVTVRGSAAKALAQVAINHPDVPFAAEGVQALTTALNDPNPVVNIAAVMALGEIGSPVVDVLIEALQTTDNPALAISLVNALGSIGDRRGVEVLQSLIQDESTDSYVRESATSALSRLEMTVKFQRGEK; encoded by the coding sequence ATGTCCACAGAAGAACTATTCCAACAACTAAAACACCCCAACCCCCATCTACGTGACCAAGCAATGTGGGAATTGGCTGATAATCCTGATGAGACAACTATTCCCCGGTTGATGAGTATTCTTGATGAAGAGGATACCACCTATCGACGAGCTGCCGTCAAAGCTCTAGGTGCGATCGGCCCTGATGCAGTGACTCCTTTAGTTGAAGCCTTGCTCAATAGTGATAATGTCACCGTCCGGGGAAGTGCCGCCAAAGCACTGGCACAAGTCGCCATTAATCATCCAGATGTTCCCTTTGCAGCTGAAGGTGTGCAGGCTTTAACGACTGCTCTTAATGACCCCAATCCTGTAGTGAATATTGCAGCTGTCATGGCTCTAGGTGAAATTGGTTCTCCCGTGGTGGATGTTTTAATTGAAGCATTGCAAACCACAGACAACCCAGCACTGGCAATCTCTCTCGTGAATGCTCTTGGCTCAATTGGCGATCGCCGAGGTGTGGAAGTGCTACAATCACTCATTCAAGATGAATCCACTGACTCCTATGTACGTGAGTCTGCCACTAGTGCATTATCTCGCTTAGAGATGACGGTGAAGTTTCAGCGAGGAGAAAAATAA
- a CDS encoding HEAT repeat domain-containing protein, with the protein MDKRFFNFFNLTEDQAIALLDTPQDQLSEDDSRYIAASHLINFPTERSIKALMRAVQQTDPLLDNRIVRRKSVETLGRLQAESALPVIRTCLFDEDCYTVENAVWAIGEIGTQDPNILEDIAQLLDKPGQTYRVIIHTLTKFNYQPALERIRKFVDDTDPPTASAAMAAVCRLTGDYSQMGKVVAMLQHPNVLGRRLSIQDLMDARYYDAIPYIARCPVSLVFRLRGIRTLAEAGITARAITFATIQPYLEQTLYDHPNDLSLVHSYPSPPTLPVLIRGLYETDFGRCYLAAKTILDHHADAAPEALFATYAEEANNDYGAHFHVIKLFGWLKHAPAYDLLVEGLHNKQPQFQKSRAAAAIALGELGDPRAIPELKPCLETKIWDLKYAALMALEKLGDTSGYEQVINDDDWLVREKAKSAPAGN; encoded by the coding sequence ATGGATAAACGCTTTTTTAATTTTTTTAATCTCACAGAAGACCAGGCGATCGCTCTTTTGGATACGCCTCAAGACCAATTGAGTGAGGATGATTCACGTTATATTGCCGCTTCTCATTTAATTAATTTTCCCACAGAGCGATCAATTAAAGCGCTGATGCGGGCGGTGCAGCAAACTGACCCCTTGCTGGATAATCGCATCGTCCGCCGTAAATCGGTAGAGACTTTGGGGCGACTGCAAGCTGAGTCAGCCTTACCAGTGATCCGCACCTGTCTTTTTGATGAAGACTGTTACACTGTGGAAAATGCTGTTTGGGCGATCGGTGAAATTGGTACTCAAGACCCCAACATATTAGAAGATATTGCTCAATTGCTGGATAAGCCAGGGCAAACCTATCGAGTAATTATTCATACATTAACAAAGTTTAATTATCAACCTGCCCTAGAACGAATTCGCAAATTTGTAGATGATACCGATCCACCGACAGCTAGTGCGGCAATGGCCGCAGTTTGCCGTTTAACTGGCGACTATTCCCAGATGGGAAAAGTAGTGGCAATGTTACAACACCCAAATGTGTTAGGACGGCGGTTGTCTATCCAAGATTTAATGGATGCCCGTTACTATGATGCAATACCTTATATTGCCCGATGTCCAGTATCTTTGGTGTTTCGGCTGCGAGGAATTCGGACTTTGGCAGAAGCCGGAATCACTGCCAGAGCAATTACTTTTGCCACGATTCAACCTTATTTAGAGCAGACGTTATACGACCATCCAAATGATCTGAGTTTGGTGCATAGTTACCCAAGCCCGCCTACCTTACCAGTTCTGATTCGGGGGTTGTATGAAACAGACTTTGGGCGCTGTTATTTGGCAGCTAAAACCATTCTTGACCATCACGCTGATGCTGCTCCTGAGGCTTTGTTTGCCACTTACGCCGAAGAAGCAAATAATGATTATGGTGCTCACTTCCATGTGATAAAGCTGTTCGGTTGGTTGAAACATGCCCCAGCTTATGATTTACTAGTTGAAGGTTTGCATAATAAACAACCACAGTTTCAAAAATCACGGGCAGCAGCAGCGATCGCTCTTGGTGAACTCGGCGATCCACGGGCAATTCCCGAACTGAAACCCTGTCTAGAAACCAAAATTTGGGATCTGAAGTATGCGGCATTGATGGCGCTAGAAAAACTTGGTGATACCAGTGGTTATGAACAAGTCATCAATGATGATGATTGGCTGGTTCGTGAAAAAGCCAAGTCAGCCCCTGCGGGGAATTAA
- the cpeA gene encoding C-phycoerythrin subunit alpha yields MKSVVTTVIASADAAGRFPSTSDLESVQGSIQRAAARLEAAEKLANNLDAVATEAYNAAIKKYSYLNNAGEANSTDTFKSKCARDIKHYLRLIQYSLVVGGTGPLDEWGIAGQREVYRALGLPTAPYVEALSFARNRGCAPRDMSAQALTEYNALLDYAINSLS; encoded by the coding sequence ATGAAATCAGTTGTTACCACCGTTATCGCATCAGCAGATGCCGCAGGTCGTTTCCCCAGCACCTCTGATTTAGAATCAGTACAAGGTTCTATCCAACGTGCTGCTGCTCGTTTGGAAGCTGCTGAAAAGCTAGCTAACAACCTTGATGCAGTCGCAACCGAAGCTTACAACGCTGCTATCAAAAAATATTCTTACTTGAACAACGCTGGTGAAGCTAATTCCACCGATACATTCAAGTCGAAGTGTGCTCGTGACATCAAGCACTACCTCCGCCTTATTCAATACAGCTTGGTAGTTGGTGGTACTGGCCCATTGGATGAGTGGGGTATTGCTGGACAACGTGAAGTTTATCGCGCTTTGGGCTTGCCCACTGCTCCTTACGTTGAAGCTTTAAGCTTTGCTCGTAACCGTGGTTGTGCGCCTCGTGATATGTCTGCTCAAGCATTGACTGAGTACAATGCTTTACTAGACTACGCTATTAACTCTCTCTCCTAG
- the cpeB gene encoding C-phycoerythrin subunit beta, giving the protein MLDAFSRAVVSADASTSSVSDIAALRAFVANGNRRLDAVNAIASNASCIVSDSVAGMICENQGLIQAGGNCYPNRRMAACLRDAEIILRYVTYALLAGDASVLDDRCLNGLKETYAALGVPTTSTVRAVQIMKACAAAHIQDTPSEARAGAKLRKMGSPVVEDRCASLVAESSSYFDRVISALS; this is encoded by the coding sequence ATGCTTGACGCTTTTTCTAGAGCTGTAGTTTCAGCAGATGCCAGCACTTCTAGCGTATCTGATATTGCTGCCCTCAGAGCCTTCGTTGCTAATGGTAACAGACGTTTGGATGCTGTAAATGCGATCGCTAGCAACGCTAGCTGCATCGTCTCTGACTCTGTTGCTGGAATGATCTGCGAAAACCAAGGTTTGATCCAAGCTGGTGGTAACTGCTATCCTAACCGTCGCATGGCTGCTTGTCTGCGTGATGCAGAAATCATCTTACGCTATGTAACCTACGCTTTATTAGCTGGTGACGCTTCAGTTCTAGATGATCGTTGTTTGAATGGTTTGAAAGAAACTTATGCAGCTCTTGGTGTACCCACCACCTCTACAGTACGTGCCGTTCAAATCATGAAGGCGTGTGCAGCTGCTCACATTCAAGACACCCCCAGTGAGGCTCGTGCTGGTGCCAAATTGCGTAAGATGGGTTCTCCTGTCGTAGAAGATCGCTGCGCTAGCTTGGTTGCTGAATCTTCCAGCTACTTTGATCGCGTAATTTCTGCTCTGAGCTAA
- a CDS encoding NblA/ycf18 family protein gives MDIPMELNLEQKFNLKLYEEQIKGLNQEESNKLLLEVLRQLMVKDNMIKHLLKQT, from the coding sequence ATGGATATCCCTATGGAGCTTAACTTAGAGCAAAAATTCAACCTCAAACTTTACGAAGAGCAAATTAAGGGGTTAAACCAGGAAGAATCTAACAAATTGCTTTTAGAGGTACTGCGGCAGTTAATGGTCAAAGACAATATGATTAAGCATCTTCTCAAGCAGACTTAG